From a single Pseudomonas triticicola genomic region:
- the lpxH gene encoding UDP-2,3-diacylglucosamine diphosphatase, producing MILLISDLHLEEERPDITRAFLDLLAGRARSASALYILGDFFEAWIGDDAMTPFQRSICQALRNLSDSGTAIFLMHGNRDFMLGKAFCKQAGCTLLKDPSVVQFYGEPVLLMHGDSLCTRDVGYMKLRRYLRNPITLFILRHLPLSSRHKLARKLRSESRAQTRMKANDIVDVTPEEIPRVMHEFGVKTLIHGHTHRPAIHKLQLGEQAAKRIVLGDWDRQGWALQVDESGYALAPFDFAPPLALPHG from the coding sequence GTGATATTGCTGATTTCAGACTTGCATCTGGAAGAGGAGCGCCCGGACATTACCCGGGCGTTTCTGGATTTGCTCGCCGGACGCGCCCGCTCGGCGAGTGCGTTGTACATCCTCGGCGACTTCTTCGAGGCATGGATTGGCGACGACGCCATGACGCCCTTTCAGCGTTCCATCTGCCAGGCCCTGCGCAATTTGAGCGACAGCGGCACGGCCATATTCCTGATGCACGGCAATCGCGATTTCATGCTCGGCAAGGCCTTCTGCAAACAGGCCGGCTGCACCTTGCTGAAGGATCCGAGTGTCGTGCAGTTCTACGGCGAGCCAGTGCTGCTGATGCACGGCGACAGCCTGTGCACCCGCGACGTTGGCTACATGAAACTGCGCCGCTACCTGCGCAACCCGATCACCCTGTTCATCCTCCGTCATCTGCCGCTGAGCAGCCGCCACAAACTGGCGCGCAAGCTACGCAGCGAAAGCCGCGCACAGACGCGGATGAAGGCCAATGACATTGTCGATGTCACCCCGGAAGAGATTCCGCGAGTGATGCACGAATTCGGCGTGAAGACTCTGATCCACGGCCACACCCACCGCCCGGCAATTCACAAGTTGCAGCTTGGTGAACAAGCGGCGAAGCGGATTGTGCTGGGGGATTGGGATCGTCAGGGTTGGGCGCTGCAGGTGGATGAGAGCGGGTATGCCCTGGCGCCATTCGATTTCGCCCCGCCACTGGCTTTGCCGCACGGCTAA
- a CDS encoding peptidylprolyl isomerase: MTQVKLTTNHGDIVIELNAEKAPITVANFIEYVNAGHYTNTVFHRVIGNFMIQGGGFEPGMKEKKDKRPSIQNEADNGLSNDKYTVAMARTMEPHSASAQFFINVADNTFLNHSGKNVQGWGYAVFGKVTAGTDVVDKIKGVSTTSKAGHQDVPADDVIIEKAEIIAA, from the coding sequence ATGACTCAAGTCAAACTGACCACCAACCATGGCGACATCGTCATCGAACTGAACGCTGAAAAGGCGCCGATCACCGTTGCCAACTTCATCGAGTACGTCAACGCCGGTCACTACACCAACACCGTATTCCACCGCGTCATCGGTAACTTCATGATCCAGGGCGGCGGTTTCGAGCCAGGCATGAAAGAGAAGAAAGACAAGCGTCCAAGCATCCAGAACGAAGCGGACAACGGTCTCTCCAACGACAAATACACCGTCGCCATGGCCCGCACCATGGAGCCGCATTCGGCATCGGCGCAGTTCTTCATCAACGTCGCCGACAACACCTTCCTCAACCACAGCGGTAAGAACGTGCAGGGCTGGGGCTACGCGGTATTCGGTAAAGTCACCGCCGGCACCGACGTTGTCGACAAGATCAAAGGCGTGTCGACCACTTCCAAGGCCGGCCACCAGGACGTACCCGCAGACGACGTGATCATCGAGAAAGCCGAGATCATCGCAGCGTGA
- a CDS encoding glutamine--tRNA ligase/YqeY domain fusion protein produces MSKPTVDPTSNAKSGPAVPVNFLRPIIQADLDSGKHTQIVTRFPPEPNGYLHIGHAKSICVNFGLAQEFGGVTHLRFDDTNPAKEDQEYIDAIESDVKWLGFEWSGEVRYASQYFDQLHDWAVELIKAGKAYVDDLTPEQAKEYRGSLTEPGKNSPFRDRSVEENLDLFARMKAGEFPDGARVLRAKIDMASPNMNLRDPIMYRIRHAHHHQTGDKWCIYPNYDFTHGQSDAIEGITHSICTLEFESHRPLYEWFLENLPVPANPRQYEFSRLNLNYTITSKRKLKQLVDEKHVNGWDDPRMSTLSGFRRRGYTPKSIRNFCEMIGTNRSDGVVDFGMLEFSIRDDLDHSAPRAMCVLRPLKVVITNYPEGQVENLELPRHPKEDMGVRALPFAREIYIDREDFMEEPPKGYKRLEPAGEVRLRGSYVIRADEAIKDADGNIVELRCSYDPDTLGKNPEGRKVKGVIHWVPAAASVECEVRLYDRLFRSPNPEKAEDSASFLDNINPDSLQVLTGCRAEPSLGNAQPEDRFQFEREGYFVADLKDSKPGQPVFNRTVTLRDSWGQ; encoded by the coding sequence ATGAGCAAGCCCACTGTCGACCCTACCTCGAATGCCAAGTCCGGCCCTGCCGTGCCGGTCAACTTCCTGCGGCCGATCATCCAGGCAGACCTGGACTCGGGCAAGCACACCCAGATCGTGACTCGCTTTCCGCCGGAGCCCAACGGCTACCTGCACATCGGCCACGCCAAGTCGATCTGCGTCAACTTCGGCCTGGCCCAGGAGTTCGGTGGCGTCACGCACCTGCGTTTCGACGACACCAACCCGGCCAAGGAAGATCAGGAATACATCGACGCCATCGAAAGCGACGTCAAATGGCTGGGCTTCGAATGGTCCGGTGAAGTGCGCTACGCCTCGCAGTATTTCGACCAGTTGCACGATTGGGCGGTCGAGCTGATCAAGGCCGGCAAGGCCTACGTCGACGACCTGACCCCGGAGCAGGCCAAGGAATACCGTGGCAGCCTGACCGAGCCGGGCAAGAACAGCCCGTTCCGTGATCGTTCGGTTGAGGAAAACCTCGACCTGTTCGCGCGCATGAAGGCCGGTGAATTCCCGGACGGCGCGCGCGTGCTGCGGGCGAAGATCGACATGGCCTCGCCGAACATGAACCTGCGCGACCCGATCATGTATCGCATCCGCCACGCTCATCACCACCAGACCGGCGACAAGTGGTGCATCTATCCGAACTACGACTTTACCCACGGGCAGTCGGACGCCATCGAAGGCATCACTCATTCGATCTGCACCCTTGAGTTCGAAAGCCATCGCCCGCTGTACGAGTGGTTCCTGGAGAACCTGCCGGTGCCGGCGAACCCGCGCCAGTACGAGTTCAGCCGCCTGAACCTGAACTACACGATCACCAGCAAGCGCAAGCTCAAGCAACTGGTTGACGAGAAGCACGTCAACGGCTGGGACGATCCGCGCATGTCCACGCTGTCGGGCTTCCGCCGCCGTGGCTACACGCCGAAATCGATCCGCAACTTCTGCGAAATGATCGGCACCAACCGTTCCGACGGCGTGGTCGATTTCGGCATGCTCGAATTCAGCATCCGTGACGACCTCGACCACAGCGCCCCGCGCGCCATGTGCGTGCTGCGTCCGCTGAAAGTGGTCATCACCAACTACCCGGAAGGCCAGGTCGAAAACCTCGAACTGCCACGCCACCCGAAAGAAGACATGGGCGTGCGCGCTCTGCCGTTCGCCCGGGAAATCTACATCGACCGCGAAGACTTCATGGAAGAGCCGCCGAAGGGCTACAAGCGCCTGGAACCGGCCGGTGAAGTGCGTCTGCGCGGCAGCTACGTGATTCGTGCCGACGAAGCGATCAAGGACGCCGACGGCAACATCGTCGAACTGCGTTGCTCGTACGACCCGGACACCCTCGGCAAGAACCCGGAAGGGCGCAAGGTCAAGGGCGTGATCCACTGGGTGCCGGCCGCCGCCAGCGTCGAGTGCGAAGTGCGTCTGTACGATCGCCTGTTCCGTTCGCCGAACCCGGAAAAGGCCGAAGACAGCGCCAGCTTCCTCGACAACATCAACCCTGACTCGCTGCAAGTGCTGACCGGTTGTCGCGCTGAGCCATCGCTCGGCAACGCACAGCCGGAAGACCGTTTCCAGTTCGAGCGCGAAGGCTACTTCGTCGCGGATCTGAAGGACTCGAAACCCGGTCAGCCGGTATTCAACCGTACCGTGACCCTGCGTGATTCGTGGGGCCAGTGA
- the cysS gene encoding cysteine--tRNA ligase, which produces MLTIYNTLSKSKEVFKPLDGNKVRMYVCGMTVYDYCHLGHGRSMVAFDLVTRWLRFSGYDLTYVRNITDIDDKIINRARENGESFEALTERMIAAMHEDEARLNIQKPDMEPRATDHIAGMHAMIQTLIDKGYAYAPGNGDVYYRVAKFMGYGKLSRKKIEDLRIGARIEVDESKQDPLDFVLWKAAKPGEPSWESPWGAGRPGWHIECSVMSTCCLGETFDIHGGGSDLEFPHHENEIAQSEAATGKTYANAWMHCGMIRINGEKMSKSLNNFFTIRDVLDKYHPEVVRYLLVSSHYRSAINYSEDNLKDAKGALERFYHALKGLPSVAPSGGEAFVERFTTVMNDDFGTPEACAVLFEMVREINRLRESDLDAAAGLAARLKELASVLGVLQLEADDFLQAGAEGRVDAAQVDALIAARLAARAAKDWAESDRIRDQLTAMGVVLEDGKGGTTWRLAD; this is translated from the coding sequence GTGCTAACGATCTACAACACGCTCAGCAAGAGCAAAGAAGTCTTCAAGCCGCTGGATGGCAACAAGGTGCGCATGTACGTCTGCGGGATGACCGTGTACGACTACTGCCACCTCGGCCACGGCCGCAGCATGGTCGCGTTCGACCTGGTGACGCGCTGGCTGCGCTTCAGCGGTTACGACCTGACCTACGTGCGCAACATCACCGACATCGACGACAAGATCATCAATCGTGCCCGCGAGAACGGTGAATCGTTCGAAGCGCTGACCGAGCGCATGATCGCCGCGATGCACGAAGACGAAGCGCGCCTGAACATCCAGAAGCCGGACATGGAACCGCGCGCCACCGATCACATCGCCGGCATGCATGCGATGATCCAGACCCTGATCGACAAGGGCTACGCTTACGCTCCAGGTAATGGCGACGTGTACTACCGCGTCGCCAAGTTCATGGGCTACGGCAAGCTGTCGCGCAAGAAGATCGAAGATTTGCGCATCGGTGCGCGTATCGAAGTCGACGAGTCGAAGCAAGACCCGCTCGACTTCGTCCTGTGGAAAGCCGCCAAGCCGGGCGAGCCGAGCTGGGAATCGCCATGGGGCGCCGGACGTCCGGGCTGGCACATCGAGTGCTCGGTGATGTCCACCTGCTGCCTCGGCGAGACCTTCGACATTCATGGCGGCGGCAGCGATCTGGAGTTCCCGCACCACGAAAACGAAATCGCCCAGAGCGAAGCGGCCACCGGCAAGACCTACGCCAACGCGTGGATGCATTGCGGGATGATTCGCATCAATGGCGAGAAGATGTCCAAGTCCTTGAACAACTTCTTCACCATCCGCGACGTGCTCGACAAGTACCACCCGGAAGTCGTGCGTTACCTGCTGGTATCGAGCCACTACCGCAGCGCGATCAACTACTCGGAAGACAACCTCAAGGACGCCAAGGGCGCACTGGAGCGCTTCTACCATGCGCTGAAAGGCCTGCCAAGCGTGGCGCCGTCGGGTGGCGAGGCGTTCGTCGAGCGTTTCACCACGGTGATGAACGACGACTTTGGCACCCCTGAAGCCTGCGCCGTGCTGTTCGAGATGGTCCGTGAGATCAACCGTCTGCGCGAGAGCGATCTCGATGCAGCGGCGGGGCTGGCGGCACGTCTGAAAGAACTGGCGAGCGTGCTGGGTGTGTTGCAGTTGGAAGCGGATGACTTCCTGCAGGCGGGCGCTGAAGGGCGGGTCGATGCGGCGCAAGTGGATGCACTGATTGCGGCGCGTCTGGCGGCTCGGGCGGCGAAAGACTGGGCCGAGTCGGACCGGATTCGTGATCAGCTCACCGCGATGGGTGTGGTACTGGAAGATGGCAAGGGTGGGACGACCTGGCGGCTGGCTGACTGA
- a CDS encoding sigma-54-dependent Fis family transcriptional regulator: MAAPASPLSHDAIVQTSWQRCRAFGLDHQSAPAFDQLPAAGIARLLDSHHSLVQTTHQEVLPYYENILSNSNCLIMLADNQGQVLTSWGTQRFIEPNLARGFQAGASWMERSSGTNAIGTALACEQAVHIEHDEHFLKANRFMTGSAAPIFDAERKVIAVLDVSSDSYLPPSHTLGMVKMMSQTVENRLILNLFHGQHFQLTFNTGLNNLDSQWAGLLIFDESGQVLSANRRADNLLGVRLSRVSVESLFKVSLLELINQPEGLPFALQTSGRNRFQCLLKRPKQAPVQARVFVAEDKPASASAISLNTLHFGDSRVEKAVRQAERLLEKDIPLLIHGETGVGKEVFVKALHQASSRQKQAFIAVNCAAIPAELVESELFGYEKGAFTGANQKGSIGLIRKADKGTLFLDEIGDMPLPTQARLLRVLQERCVQPVGSSELFPVDLRIISATNRSLREQVQLGRFREDLYYRIGGLTLELPPLRERSDKQALFKRLWEQHREPTQWAGLSPEVLELFEKHPWPGNLRQVSSVMQVALAMAEEQPVRPEHLPDDFFVDLEMEPVETAAPLGLDLNDVEALNRELKAAGGNISHLARRLGVSRNTLYKRLRQIGN; this comes from the coding sequence ATGGCCGCACCTGCTTCGCCGCTGTCCCACGACGCGATCGTCCAGACCTCCTGGCAACGTTGCCGCGCGTTCGGCCTCGACCACCAGAGCGCCCCGGCCTTCGATCAATTGCCCGCCGCCGGCATTGCGCGTTTGCTCGACAGCCATCACTCGCTGGTGCAGACCACGCATCAGGAAGTGCTGCCCTACTACGAAAACATCCTCAGCAACTCCAACTGCCTGATCATGCTCGCCGACAATCAGGGCCAGGTGCTGACCTCGTGGGGCACACAGCGCTTCATCGAACCGAATCTGGCCCGGGGCTTTCAGGCCGGGGCGAGCTGGATGGAGCGCAGCAGCGGCACCAATGCGATCGGCACCGCACTGGCCTGTGAGCAGGCGGTGCACATCGAACACGACGAACACTTCCTCAAGGCCAACCGCTTCATGACCGGCTCCGCCGCGCCGATTTTCGACGCCGAGCGCAAGGTCATCGCCGTGCTCGATGTCTCCAGCGACAGCTACCTACCGCCCTCGCACACCCTGGGCATGGTCAAGATGATGAGCCAGACCGTGGAAAACCGGCTGATCCTCAACCTGTTCCACGGCCAGCATTTTCAACTGACCTTCAACACCGGGTTGAACAACCTCGACAGCCAGTGGGCCGGGTTGTTGATTTTCGATGAGAGCGGACAGGTGCTGTCGGCCAATCGCCGCGCCGACAATCTGCTCGGTGTGCGTTTGTCCCGCGTCAGCGTTGAAAGCCTGTTCAAGGTGTCGCTGCTGGAGTTGATCAATCAGCCCGAAGGTCTGCCGTTTGCCTTGCAGACCTCCGGACGCAACCGTTTCCAGTGCCTACTGAAACGGCCGAAACAGGCGCCGGTACAGGCGCGGGTGTTTGTCGCTGAAGACAAGCCAGCGTCAGCCAGCGCGATCAGCCTCAACACGCTGCATTTCGGCGACAGCCGTGTGGAAAAAGCCGTGCGCCAGGCCGAGCGCTTGCTGGAGAAGGACATTCCGTTGTTGATTCACGGTGAGACCGGCGTCGGCAAGGAAGTCTTCGTCAAAGCCTTGCACCAGGCCAGTTCCCGGCAAAAACAGGCGTTCATCGCAGTGAACTGCGCGGCGATCCCCGCTGAACTGGTCGAGTCCGAGTTGTTCGGTTACGAGAAAGGCGCGTTCACCGGGGCCAACCAGAAAGGCAGCATCGGCCTGATCCGCAAGGCCGACAAAGGCACGCTGTTTCTCGATGAGATCGGTGACATGCCGCTGCCAACCCAGGCGCGTTTGTTGCGCGTGTTGCAGGAGCGCTGCGTGCAGCCGGTAGGCAGCAGCGAGTTGTTTCCGGTGGACTTGCGGATCATTTCCGCGACCAACCGATCGTTGCGCGAGCAGGTGCAGTTGGGGCGGTTTCGTGAGGATTTGTACTACCGCATCGGCGGCCTGACCTTGGAGCTGCCGCCGTTACGCGAGCGCAGTGACAAGCAGGCGCTGTTCAAACGACTGTGGGAGCAGCATCGCGAGCCGACGCAATGGGCGGGGCTGAGTCCTGAAGTTCTGGAGTTGTTTGAAAAGCATCCGTGGCCGGGGAATTTGCGTCAGGTCAGCAGCGTGATGCAGGTGGCGCTAGCCATGGCCGAGGAGCAACCGGTACGACCGGAGCACTTGCCGGATGATTTTTTTGTCGATCTGGAGATGGAGCCGGTGGAGACAGCGGCGCCGCTGGGGCTGGATTTGAATGATGTTGAGGCTTTGAACAGGGAGTTGAAGGCGGCCGGGGGGAATATCTCGCACCTGGCGCGGCGTTTGGGGGTTAGTCGGAATACTCTCTATAAGCGATTGCGGCAGATTGGCAACTGA
- a CDS encoding ABC transporter ATP-binding protein, whose amino-acid sequence MSLTLEHVSRTVEGQIWIDDACLKFEPGSFNVLLGRTLSGKTSLMRLMAGLDKPDSGRVLMNGVDVTQRPVRLRNVSMVYQQFINYPTMTVFENIASPLRQAGISKEIIHSKVQETARMLRIEKFLQRYPLELSGGQQQRTAMARALVKDAELILFDEPLVNLDYKLREELRQEMRELFKARHTIAIYATTEPNEALALGGTTTILHEGRVIQSGPSTEVYHQPQSVLAAELFSEPPINLMPGRIAGNEVSFANFVHFPLNVDLRPVGEGEFRFGVRPSHISLVPSNDDDLELAVTVEVAEISGSETFLHVRNEHFLLVLHLPGVHEYDVDAPIRIYIPTHKLFVFDAQGRLVQAPGRRVARVA is encoded by the coding sequence ATGTCACTCACCCTGGAGCACGTCAGCCGCACCGTCGAGGGCCAGATCTGGATCGACGATGCGTGCCTGAAATTCGAACCCGGATCCTTCAACGTTCTGCTCGGGCGCACCCTGTCCGGCAAGACCAGTCTCATGCGCCTGATGGCCGGCCTCGACAAGCCCGACAGCGGCCGCGTGCTGATGAACGGCGTCGATGTCACCCAGCGCCCGGTGCGGCTGCGCAACGTGTCGATGGTCTATCAGCAGTTCATCAATTACCCGACCATGACCGTGTTTGAGAACATCGCCTCGCCATTGCGTCAGGCCGGCATCTCGAAAGAGATCATCCACAGCAAGGTGCAGGAAACCGCACGCATGCTGCGCATCGAGAAGTTCTTGCAGCGCTATCCGCTGGAGCTGTCCGGCGGGCAGCAGCAGCGCACGGCCATGGCCCGCGCGCTGGTCAAGGATGCTGAGCTGATCCTCTTCGACGAGCCGCTGGTCAACCTCGACTACAAGCTGCGCGAAGAGCTGCGTCAGGAAATGCGCGAGCTGTTCAAGGCCCGCCACACCATCGCCATCTACGCCACCACCGAACCCAACGAAGCGCTGGCCCTCGGCGGCACCACCACCATCCTGCACGAAGGCCGGGTGATCCAGAGCGGGCCGTCGACCGAGGTCTACCACCAACCGCAGTCGGTGCTCGCTGCTGAACTGTTCTCCGAGCCGCCGATAAACCTGATGCCGGGACGCATTGCCGGCAACGAAGTCAGCTTCGCCAACTTCGTACACTTCCCGTTGAACGTCGATCTGCGCCCGGTAGGCGAGGGCGAGTTCCGCTTCGGTGTGCGCCCGAGTCATATCTCGCTGGTGCCGAGCAACGATGATGATCTCGAACTGGCGGTGACCGTCGAGGTCGCCGAGATCAGCGGTTCGGAAACCTTCCTGCATGTACGCAACGAGCACTTTCTGTTGGTGCTGCACTTGCCCGGGGTTCACGAATACGACGTCGATGCGCCGATCCGCATTTATATCCCGACCCACAAACTGTTCGTTTTCGATGCGCAGGGCCGTCTGGTGCAAGCACCGGGCCGGCGTGTCGCGAGGGTTGCCTGA
- a CDS encoding ABC transporter ATP-binding protein → MAEIRLQHLAHSYSKTPSGAEDYAIREMDHVWEQGGAYALLGPSGCGKSTLLNIISGLLSPSQGHVLFDGKAVNDLTPEKRNIAQVFQFPVVYDTMTVFDNLAFPLRNQGMAEAKVHSKVQEIAEVLDLQNLLSKKARNLTADEKQKVSMGRGLVRDDVSAILFDEPLTVIDPHLKWKLRRKLKQIHEQFNITMVYVTHDQLEASTFADKIAVMYGGQIVQFGTPRELFERPSHTFVGYFIGSPGMNLIEVQPQPGGVGFASTHLPLSDALQRHIEHGQWKNLKVGIRPEFIHVWDEPFDDAMQAKVVHVEDLGTYKIMTLNLDGAPLKVRLAEDKPVPQGTAYISFPAQWLMVYADEFLLEVSDEEAQP, encoded by the coding sequence ATGGCCGAAATCCGTTTGCAGCACCTCGCCCACAGCTACAGCAAAACCCCCAGTGGCGCGGAGGATTACGCGATCCGCGAGATGGATCACGTCTGGGAGCAGGGCGGCGCCTACGCCTTGCTCGGCCCGTCCGGTTGCGGCAAGTCGACCTTGCTCAACATCATTTCCGGCCTGCTCAGCCCGTCCCAGGGCCACGTGTTGTTTGACGGCAAAGCGGTCAACGACCTGACCCCGGAGAAGCGCAACATTGCTCAGGTTTTCCAGTTTCCGGTGGTCTACGACACCATGACCGTGTTCGACAACCTCGCTTTCCCGCTGCGCAATCAGGGCATGGCCGAGGCGAAAGTGCACAGCAAGGTGCAGGAAATTGCCGAAGTGCTCGACCTGCAGAATCTGCTGAGCAAAAAAGCGCGCAACCTCACCGCCGACGAAAAGCAGAAAGTCTCGATGGGCCGTGGGCTGGTGCGCGACGACGTCTCGGCAATCCTCTTCGACGAGCCGCTGACGGTGATCGATCCGCACCTGAAATGGAAACTTCGGCGCAAGCTCAAGCAGATCCACGAGCAGTTCAACATCACCATGGTCTACGTCACCCACGACCAACTTGAAGCCTCGACGTTCGCCGACAAGATCGCGGTGATGTACGGCGGCCAGATCGTCCAGTTCGGTACGCCACGGGAATTGTTCGAGCGGCCGAGCCACACCTTTGTCGGCTATTTCATCGGCAGCCCGGGGATGAATCTGATCGAGGTGCAGCCGCAGCCCGGTGGCGTCGGTTTCGCCTCGACGCACCTGCCGTTGTCCGACGCCTTGCAGCGCCATATCGAGCACGGCCAGTGGAAAAATCTCAAGGTCGGCATCCGCCCCGAGTTCATTCACGTGTGGGACGAGCCGTTTGACGACGCCATGCAAGCCAAAGTCGTACACGTCGAAGACCTCGGCACCTACAAGATCATGACTCTGAACCTCGACGGCGCGCCGTTGAAGGTGCGTCTGGCCGAAGACAAACCGGTGCCCCAGGGCACCGCGTACATCAGTTTTCCGGCGCAATGGCTGATGGTCTATGCCGACGAATTTCTCCTGGAAGTCAGCGACGAGGAGGCGCAGCCATGA
- a CDS encoding carbohydrate ABC transporter permease: MNKVQNNKAWWLVLPVFLLVAFSAVIPMMTVVNYSVQDIFDQSSRYFVGADWYKQVLLDPRLHDSLLRQFIYSACVLLIEIPLGIAVALTMPTKGRWSSVVLIILAIPLLIPWNVVGTIWQIFGRADIGLLGSSLNAMGISYNYAANTMDAWVTVLVMDVWHWTSLVALLCFSGLRAIPDVYYQAARIDRASAWAVFRHIQLPKLKSVLLIAVMLRFMDSFMIYTEPFVLTGGGPGNATTFLSQTLTQMAVGQFDLGPAAAFSLVYFLIILLVSWLFYTAMTHSDANR, translated from the coding sequence ATGAACAAAGTGCAGAACAACAAGGCCTGGTGGCTGGTGTTGCCGGTGTTCCTGCTGGTGGCGTTCAGTGCGGTGATCCCGATGATGACCGTGGTCAACTATTCGGTGCAGGACATCTTCGACCAGTCCAGTCGCTATTTCGTCGGCGCCGACTGGTACAAGCAAGTGCTGCTCGATCCGCGTCTGCACGACTCGCTGCTGCGCCAGTTCATCTATTCAGCCTGCGTGCTGCTGATTGAAATCCCGCTGGGCATCGCCGTCGCGCTGACCATGCCGACCAAGGGTCGCTGGTCTTCGGTGGTGCTGATCATTCTGGCGATTCCGCTGCTGATCCCGTGGAACGTGGTCGGTACGATCTGGCAGATTTTCGGCCGGGCAGACATCGGCCTGCTCGGTTCCAGCCTCAACGCGATGGGCATCAGCTACAACTACGCGGCCAACACCATGGACGCCTGGGTGACGGTGCTGGTGATGGACGTCTGGCATTGGACTTCGCTGGTCGCGCTGTTGTGTTTCTCCGGCCTGCGGGCGATTCCCGACGTCTATTACCAGGCCGCGCGCATCGATCGCGCCTCGGCGTGGGCGGTGTTCCGGCACATTCAATTGCCCAAGCTGAAAAGCGTGCTGCTGATCGCGGTGATGCTGCGCTTCATGGACAGTTTCATGATCTACACCGAGCCGTTCGTGCTCACCGGCGGCGGGCCGGGTAATGCCACGACCTTCTTGAGTCAGACGTTGACGCAGATGGCTGTAGGGCAATTCGACCTCGGTCCGGCAGCGGCGTTTTCGCTGGTGTACTTCCTGATCATCCTGTTGGTGTCCTGGCTGTTCTATACCGCCATGACGCACTCCGACGCCAACCGCTGA
- a CDS encoding carbohydrate ABC transporter permease, with the protein MSKKKLIPLLVYILFLLVPIYWLLNMSFKSNTEILGGLTLFPQEFTLANYKVIFTDPSWYTGYLNSLYYVSLNTVISLSVALPAAYAFSRYRFLGDKHLFFWLLTNRMAPPAVFLLPFFQLYSSIGLFDTHIAVALAHCLFNVPLAVWILEGFMSGVPKEIDETAYIDGYSFPKFFVKIFIPLIGSGIGVTAFFCFMFSWVELLLARTLTSVNAKPIAAVMTRTVSASGIDWGVLAAAGVLTILPGMLVIWFVRNHVAKGFALGRV; encoded by the coding sequence ATGAGCAAGAAAAAGCTTATTCCGTTGCTGGTGTACATCCTGTTCCTGCTGGTGCCGATCTACTGGCTGCTGAACATGTCGTTCAAGAGCAACACCGAAATCCTCGGCGGCCTGACGCTTTTCCCACAGGAATTCACGCTGGCGAACTACAAGGTGATCTTCACTGATCCAAGCTGGTACACCGGCTATCTGAACTCGCTGTATTACGTCAGCCTCAACACGGTGATTTCCCTGAGCGTCGCGTTACCGGCGGCCTATGCGTTTTCACGCTATCGTTTCCTCGGCGACAAGCACCTGTTCTTCTGGTTGCTGACCAATCGCATGGCGCCGCCGGCGGTGTTCTTGCTGCCGTTCTTCCAGTTGTATTCGTCGATCGGCCTGTTCGACACGCATATCGCCGTGGCCTTGGCGCACTGCCTGTTCAACGTGCCGCTGGCGGTGTGGATTCTCGAAGGTTTCATGTCTGGCGTGCCCAAGGAGATCGACGAAACGGCCTACATCGACGGCTACAGTTTCCCCAAGTTCTTCGTGAAGATTTTCATCCCGTTGATCGGTTCCGGTATCGGCGTCACGGCGTTTTTCTGCTTCATGTTTTCCTGGGTCGAGCTGCTGCTGGCGCGCACGCTGACCTCGGTCAACGCCAAGCCGATTGCGGCGGTGATGACGCGCACGGTGTCGGCGTCGGGGATCGATTGGGGCGTGCTGGCAGCAGCGGGGGTGTTGACCATCCTGCCGGGCATGCTGGTGATCTGGTTTGTACGCAACCACGTGGCCAAGGGCTTTGCCCTCGGTCGAGTCTGA
- a CDS encoding DUF2160 domain-containing protein — translation MEWMSWTTPTAAFFIGIGLILVGMTTWELRSPSILRRGFLPIATTRGDRLFIGLLGSAYLHLLVIGVTDWSIWVASALSLVWLLAVMRWG, via the coding sequence ATGGAATGGATGAGCTGGACGACACCGACCGCCGCGTTCTTCATCGGCATCGGTCTGATTCTGGTGGGCATGACCACCTGGGAATTGCGCTCGCCGAGCATTCTGCGGCGCGGGTTTCTGCCGATTGCCACCACCCGTGGCGATCGCTTGTTTATCGGTCTTCTCGGCAGCGCCTACCTGCATTTGCTGGTAATCGGCGTCACCGACTGGAGCATCTGGGTGGCGTCCGCGTTGTCCCTGGTGTGGCTGTTGGCTGTGATGCGTTGGGGCTAG